CAGGCCTTTTCGGTTCCGAACCGGCGCTGGAATGTAATCAGGTCCATATCGTGGTAAGGTTTGGCCATGGCGAGCCTCCTCAACAGTCTAGATTCTTTCTATAAAGTATGGAAATTGCGGAGCGAAGGCAATAGCCACGTCCATCTATTCGTTGCTAAACTTCATAGAGTTGAGCCTATATCCACGAGCAGTAAGGAGTACGGCCGATGTCTTTCCGTTCCTCGACACCCGGCTTCAACAGCGCCACGACGTCCAAACCCGGGGGAAACGAGTTCACAGAGGGTTTCACCCGCATCGTCAAAGCCTTGAACATATCTACCCAGCTCGAACTAGCAGACATCTTAAACATCAGACAGTCCAGCATTTCCGACGCAAAACGCCGCGGGGTCATTCCCGGGGAATGGGCCTTGAAGCTTTACAAGCAACACAAGCTCAACCCCAGATGGGTTTACGACGGCCTGCCCCCAACCTTCCTCTCGGCCTCGGAAATGAACACAGGCGGCGCAACGTCCGATTCTTCGTCCTTTCTTTTAAAAT
This genomic interval from Desulfovibrio sp. contains the following:
- a CDS encoding helix-turn-helix domain-containing protein yields the protein MSFRSSTPGFNSATTSKPGGNEFTEGFTRIVKALNISTQLELADILNIRQSSISDAKRRGVIPGEWALKLYKQHKLNPRWVYDGLPPTFLSASEMNTGGATSDSSSFLLKYPEGSLAAVRMSDASMEPSIRRNAFVGIYLHDKEMSPGAFHGLNLPLEGITVRRIHLDRQTGMALVSADNPSIPQQRVPLERMHSIVLGRVIWIMSPV